The following proteins are encoded in a genomic region of Canis lupus familiaris isolate Mischka breed German Shepherd chromosome 6, alternate assembly UU_Cfam_GSD_1.0, whole genome shotgun sequence:
- the LOC100685643 gene encoding protein dpy-30 homolog, which translates to MQVAESPRSEDGLAHNVDGIADNEEINAEKSSKQKVDLQSLPTRASLDQTVVPIL; encoded by the coding sequence ATGCAGGTCGCAGAAAGCCCTCGTTCTGAGGACGGTCTTGCTCACAATGTGGACGGGATAGCAGACAATGAGGAGATTAATGCAGAAAAGTCATCAAAACAGAAAGTGGATCTCCAGTCTTTGCCAACCCGTGCCTCCCTGGATCAGACAGTCGTGCCTATTTTATGA